From the Juglans microcarpa x Juglans regia isolate MS1-56 chromosome 3D, Jm3101_v1.0, whole genome shotgun sequence genome, the window atctcatatataattatatattatatataaaacttatatataaaaaatattttgtataatatataaaattaatttatatatatatatttcccaaCCGGTCCAGTTCGGTCCTGGAAATTAAGAAACTGACCGGATTGGGTCCAAccgttttcataatatagggaCCAGTTCAAAATTGGAccaaccggtctggtccgggcCCATTTTTCGATTTAAATTTATACCCCTACTCAACGGGACtagattattatatttaaaaccaATAGGAacattgcttaaaaaaaaaaataggaacatcattattttttctttttccttttttttttatctgaatgtgattgaaaaatagagaaaagatcGTAGCTtaccaatattttaatagaaaaatctaTCTatcatatttatcatcattctcTCAGCATTATATAACCTTAAATAAtaggtttataagtgaaatataataaatagttttaaatcatttaataccatattataaaatgatagcaaaataaatgattaataacATAACTCTATTTTAATACGACGAAACAAATATGCAAGTGAAATTATACAAAGATTTGCCactattctattatttatacaCTCACTTAGGAAGATATGTGGTCTAAATGATGTCATATTATGTAtgtaaaatgaatatttttaataataatttctatctatatttattcttatttataagaagttaagaACGATATGATTTGGGACGAGAGtactcaaaattaataaattaacaCATGAATTATTTATCTATCAAAATTCTTTAAAGGAGTAGAaacaaattatgttttattttaaagttaaaaataataaatgtttatcgaaaagttattattcattattcattccACCTCGATGGCCATCCCCACCcgccttctctcttctctctctctccaaacctCCCACATTCTTTCCTGTCAACGTCACCGAGTgcaccactctctctctctgatatcCGGAACACAACACGGTCAGGTCTGATCCCACTCCCTCTCCGAAACGTTTCCTTCTTCTGTTCTCCTCGTCGCCCCCTTTCTCGTCCATCCAAATCCCACTGCTCTCGCTGTGTTGAACGCGACTGAATTCCCTACCCAAATCTTTCGGATTcgttcttttttattatttcatttcatcaaacCGATTCTTCCCCACTCTCTctgatttaatttctttattttccccttgaatttcCCGCATAATCGTTTTTCCGATCCTATTTTTCAAGATTAtcttactcttaaaaaaaaacttataccTGATCAAAATGATTATTAACGACCTCTGTAATTCAAATTAGCTTTTCTTAAGAATTTCAAATCTCTCCCTCACCCTCTTAAAGAAAATAGCTGAATTCATGTAGCTTTCCTTTCCAAACAGATCTAGGGAGAGAGAACCCGAATTAAGCCAGCCTGCAATGGCCAGGAGTAGTAGTAGAAGGTCTGGGGATCACAAAGAAGAAACCGACAAGCACACGGGTCTGTTAAAACTGGTCCAAATCCTATCTTTCCTATTGGTTTTCGTCGCCGGCGTGGTTATCGGATTAGCGGCCACGTGGCACATCAACCGCAAGATGGCGTTCAACTATCACCCGGAGGTGTACTCCTTCGTGAACCACGTCTCCGCCCCCGGCAATTGCACCAGTAGGAGCACAGTCGTCAAGCCGGTGGATTGCCTGAGCATGGAGGCGTTTCTGCGGCCGATCAATGTGACGCACGGGATGTCCGACGAGGAGCTGTTTTGGAGGGCGTCGATGGTgccaaagaagaaagaataccCGAATCAGAGAAGAGTTCCAAAGGTGGCGTTCATGTTCCTGACAAGGGGGCCGTTGCCAATGTTGCCGCTGTGGGAGAGGTTCTTTTGGGGACATGCTAGGGAGTTGTACTCCGTTTACGTTCATGCGCCTCCCGGGTACAACCTCAACGTCTCCACCCATTCACCTTTCTATGGACGCCAAATCCCCAGTCAGGTACGAGGCTTGTTCCATACGTTCGAATATGATAGGAACTATAGACAATATTTGTAGCTTTTTAGGTCCCATGTCCGTATCAAAACCTTATCTCTGGTCGGTTAATGATTTTGTGATTGACTAtattatgcctttttttttaattcttttccaATTACATTGTGGGTTTGggatattatcatatatattatgtgtaatGGAATTGAcccacaaatatatatatatatatatagtcgagggagatgaaaagaaaatgtcgaaaaataacattattattgATATTAATGATGCTTTGATAGAGAAGAATGCTGGAATTGGATTTGATCACATTCCAAATAATCATGCATCGAGTGTGTTAGAATATTACCGTACTtatgataatattctaatatatgtATGATATTATGACTTATTCTCTACCATATTTAGTTTATTGCGTAAATCAGTTAATATCTTTGATTTATtgtaatttctttctttctttgacaTATAAAAATACAAGTTGTTCTCTCTTAATTTCATAGGTATCAATCCAgtaactatatttatatattcaagatatatatatcatttatataaatttattttcgaaATTTGGGCGAGAAAGAGAAGCAATTagcatataattaattacaaacagCATGCATGCAGCACGTAGTTTCCAAAGAAATGATGATCAAAGCATTTTGTGACTGTtgtcatatatatgtatatatttcagAAGGTTGAGTGGGGAACAACGACACTATCGGACGCGGAGAGGCGGCTTCTGGGCAATGGATTGCTAGACTTTTCAAACGAAAGATTTGTTCTGCTTTCGGAGAGCTGCATCCCGGTCTATAACTTCCCAATTGTATACAAATATCTGACTGCTTCTTCCCATAGCTTTGTTGAATCATACGATGAACCCTCTCGTTATGGAAGAGGTCGCTACAATCGCAATATGCTCCCCTACATACAGCTCCGTCATTGGCGTAAAGGGTCTCAGTGGTTTGAACTTCACCGTGCACTCGCTATTTCCATAGTCGCCGACACCAACTACTACACCCTCTTCAGCAAATATTGTAGGCCTGCTTGCTACCCAGATGAACATTACATTCCTACTTTCCTCCACATGTTCTACGCTTCACATAATTCTAATCGGACCGTGACTTGGGTTGATTGGTCCATGGGCGGTCCACACCCCGCACTCTACGGAAAGTCTAACATCACAGATGATTTCATACGATCTATTCGTAACAACGGCACCCACTGCCAATATAATTCTGACACCACCTCTGTTTGTTACCTCTTTGCTCGGAAGTTTGCTCCGAGTGCACTGCAGCCATTGCTCAACCTTTCCTACTCTGTACTTGAATTTTGAAAGTTCTGAGTCTGCAGAGATGCTATTATTTTttcggatatatatatatatatatatatatatatatacatacatttttttttttcaaattttctaaacGAGAGCGTCCAGTTGTGGTTTGCCAACTGACAAGTGCAGTAGCGCAGGTTCAATGATCTTTTGTTTCGGCATAAAAATGCacattaagttttttttgtaagaGAATTTGGATGCTTTTCCATTGAGAGAATTGTAGAGGTCTAGCAATATTACCGTGACGACAATACCATTTCTTTAACGTAAAACGTTAAAACcacaagattaaaataaaacagaCATGCATGTACCTGTACGCACACATCTACAGAGATCGATCAAAATAAAACAGGTGTACACATTGTCCGAGTTCGTTCAAGCACAAGATAGATCCTGACATCAGCTTAAATTCAGATTCATTGCAATAATGAAGACCGGAAATATCTGGAAATATCTTgtctatttatttatgaataatactaCATACAATCATGAAATGTACAAATActgaataattattttgaaaaaataaaatccactactaaaaaattaatttttctcatGACTTCCGTATTTACTTACTGAGTCATGCTACACAGAAACTTCACTCTGTTATGAggataaaaagtaaaatcatatatttttaagtggtgtatAAGTGTGaagtttatgtttaaaattttttttactcacttttttaaaaaaaattgtgtgatgCTTGTGCACtccataattataaatattatttcccCATATTTATTTGCACTGGCCACTAAATCACTAATGTAGATGCAGCCTCCACGTTCATCGAAGCAGCTTCTGTAATCACATAACCACAAAACAACTATTTCCTTGATCTTTGTGTATCTACTGTATTACATGTGAGGGTAAAAGTAACAGAGtacaaaactttttattttttaaaaaaatagccAAGGCTCGAAGATTACAGTTTTTAGGACATAACAGTTGGTAGTAAACCCTCTCGTAAGACTTGTGTCTAGGTATCTGCACACCAAACGCTGACTCCAACCTACTGTTTACATAAACCAACGAGCATTGATCCAGGCAAAAACCTAAAAGACTCCAATGAAATAATCTAACATAATTCAATTCTGAATAAACTCCTAAATATTCCAAATTAAATCTGGATTCTTCTAAATAAACCAATGATCATAGGCTCCGATATTAGCTGCCAAGAACTGCCATGCAGATGAAGCAACACTTCAAGCCAGTTAATTTGAGAAACTCAAAtctaaaaagattattatttcaGATGTCTAAACATATGTGAAACCAATTACACACTATACACATACGTACACTTATCCATTGGTATAAGTTGCaactatttatttctttttcttttctttttgataagttggcACGACTATTTATTTCTCATCATATAATTAAAGAACCATACTCAGAATGTAGCATAGCAATTTCTTAACCcctaattttctatttttcttcacaCCTTTGTGGTGGGCACGTGCACACAGGCATACTCAAgaccaaatagatattttttttagtgagtcacAAACAAATAGATGCTAAgcacaaaaactaaaaaaattaaaaatcttcaTAATGGAAAACCAAAATGCAAGATCAAATGGTAATATATGAGTTGATGGTGGGCAGAAAAAGCACTTCGATATTACAATCAAATGCTTGGACTACATAGAgcataaaaatttaatacaaacCCCATACTTATGCAATACAAAAGGCAGCATATGAAGCACAAAAACCAACTCAATTGCTTCAAACAGCGAAAACACAAGCTGCATAATATACCAAAATCAATATCATAATGCAACCTAAATAAGGTGCAATCAATGAGATCTGCCCACTCTTCATGCTGATTCTTGCTCTAAAAAGTATCTCACATATGGCCTCCAAATTCAGCACATATTTTAACACGAGACATAATCATTGACACTATCTGAGAATAGAGCCATCTCTAATAAATATCTCAAGGTTCAAAGTACAAATAATTAGCCCGCCAGTTCAGCATAACATAGGGACTGAATACTCACAACAGGCCTTAATGTATAACAATACCAAAAACTCACATTATTATACTGAAGTGAAACTGACCACAGCAAACTTGTGATACAAAGAGACACTTAATGTATAACAATGATGTAGCTATCCTCCGTGTCCAATTCAAAATGAGAATGTCCAATTCAAAATGAGAACAAAAGAGAACCAGTATATCATTGACCTAATATCTAATAATCAGACTAATACCTGTTCTGCTGTTTGAGATATTGCCGATGGCGAGTGATGGGGCCCGGCCCCATTCATTTGAGGCCGCCCTGCTAGAGGTGGATGCATCCCTTCCATTTGAGTTGGTCAGGATGGTGGCTGATGTGGTTCAGTCATTGGAGGGGGCCCTGATGGTGGGTGCTGCAGTCCTGCCATATGAGAAGAACTAGAGGGAGAGTGCTGCTGCCATGCCACTTCAGTGGGTCCTGATGGACAGtgctgtgtgtgtgtgggtcTTGATGGAGAGTGCTGCTTCCATGCCATTTCCGAGGGTCCAGAAGTTGAGTTCTGAATGCTGTCCATTTGAGGGTATTCAGATGGTCGGTGCGGCAGTCTTGCCATTTGAGGGGGCCCCAATGGCGGGTGTGCAGGTCCTGCCGTTCGAGGAGGTGGTCTTGACGGTACATGTGCATATCCCCACCTATTGATACCTAACAATCTCTCAACCTCTTCGCCACGCCCAACTTTCCCAAATGCCTCAGTTACTGATTCCTGCAACGCAGGAGTAAGTCCAACACCATACCTCATCATCTCGCTCAGTAAATCCCAGCTCTTATCCAAAATACCTTCATTGCAAAGTCCCTCAATCACAACCTCATAGCAAGTAGGGTCGGGTTTGGGATCTTTTTCTCCCATTTTTGATAAAATCTGGGCGCAATCCACTACCTTCCCATTCTTGATCAATTCATCAAACACCCTGTTGCCAAAATTAGCAACTACCCTCAAACCAACATCCACCATTCTGTTAAACACCCTCAAAGCATCATCAATCCTGTCTGCTTTCAAAAATGCATCAATCAAAGTCCTATGAGTTGTGACATCTGGGGACAATGACTTTGAGGACAATTCTACAAACATCGTCTCCGCCTCCGATAACATCCCGTTCTCACAAAAGCGggcaattatattattataccCCGCAACGTCCATTTGGAAAGGCtttgaatttggttttgtaCCCACCTTCTTAAATGTGGGAATTACCTCCTCAAACTTTCCAAGCTTAAAACATTCATTAACCATTATATTAAAGGTGTCAGAATTCACCGCTTGGAAATTTGGTGGTGTGTGATTATCCAGCATCGAATCGAAAAATCCCCAAGCCTCCATTTTCTTCCCATGCTTAAGCAACACCTCCAATAGGACATTACAAGTTGCAGGCACCATCTTAAACTGGCGATCAAGCAAGGACTTATACGACTCCATCGCCTCCTTCTCTTTCCCCTGATTGAAAAACCAATCCATAAATGTGGCAGTCACAACCCCATCATAAACCATGCATCGCTCCTTAAGCTCATCAAATAGCTCATTTGCCTTGTCTAGATTCCCCAACTCCAGAAACCCCTTAATCAAATTGTTATAAACCAATGAATCTGCACCGTGCCCCTTATTCAACATTTCCCTCAAAAGATCAACCGCCTCATTAATCCGCCCTACATCAATCAATCCTTTTGTTAAGTGCCGGTAGGTGACCGGCGATGGACTAAATGGAGCATTAGCAATAATATGCCGATAAACTTCCAATCCCACATCAACCCTGCCCTCATCGCAGTGGGTATTAATCAAATTATTGTAAGATACAACATTTGGAACAATATTGGATTggttgaagaagaaatggaagagagCAACAGCATCATTGTACCTGTATTAATCAAATAACCATAAGAACGAATAACTAACCAGTGTATCAAATCCAAATTCAGTAAAACAAAAACCTGGTGTCATGTTAAAACTGAAAATTATTAGAAACTCCAGAGTCTGGATGAGGTTCTATTCCGTCCCATCACAGCATAGCATGCCTCAACtaactaataatttttaatgactAGGATGAAGTTCCATGTTTTCGTTATCTAAGAATACCTAATAATTAtctgttaaaataaaaataaaaataaaaaaggaaaatacggGTATTCTGTTCAAGAttaaaaaaggtgaaaaaaattaagattgtGAGGCCATATGCTGCACTGGCCAACATCGAAgtggaaaacacaaaaaataggATCATTGTACTAAAATGTAATCAAactattctaaaaaaaatatattgtcatTAAGTTCAAAACTTTACGATCAGCACATACGCAGACATAGAGACATACCTCTTGGCC encodes:
- the LOC121255880 gene encoding glycosyltransferase BC10, with translation MARSSSRRSGDHKEETDKHTGLLKLVQILSFLLVFVAGVVIGLAATWHINRKMAFNYHPEVYSFVNHVSAPGNCTSRSTVVKPVDCLSMEAFLRPINVTHGMSDEELFWRASMVPKKKEYPNQRRVPKVAFMFLTRGPLPMLPLWERFFWGHARELYSVYVHAPPGYNLNVSTHSPFYGRQIPSQKVEWGTTTLSDAERRLLGNGLLDFSNERFVLLSESCIPVYNFPIVYKYLTASSHSFVESYDEPSRYGRGRYNRNMLPYIQLRHWRKGSQWFELHRALAISIVADTNYYTLFSKYCRPACYPDEHYIPTFLHMFYASHNSNRTVTWVDWSMGGPHPALYGKSNITDDFIRSIRNNGTHCQYNSDTTSVCYLFARKFAPSALQPLLNLSYSVLEF
- the LOC121255878 gene encoding pentatricopeptide repeat-containing protein At1g10270 → MSLFRLLLIRSLRRPSTSSSPTSQTLTSLLFLHHQNPNNNSLYQTALTRGFAFSSAEEAAAERRRRKRRLRIEPPLHALRRDPSQPPPQRDPNAPRLPDSTSALVGPRLNLHNRVQSLIRAGDLDAASAVARHSVFSNTRPTVFTCNAIIAAMYRAKRYNDAVALFHFFFNQSNIVPNVVSYNNLINTHCDEGRVDVGLEVYRHIIANAPFSPSPVTYRHLTKGLIDVGRINEAVDLLREMLNKGHGADSLVYNNLIKGFLELGNLDKANELFDELKERCMVYDGVVTATFMDWFFNQGKEKEAMESYKSLLDRQFKMVPATCNVLLEVLLKHGKKMEAWGFFDSMLDNHTPPNFQAVNSDTFNIMVNECFKLGKFEEVIPTFKKVGTKPNSKPFQMDVAGYNNIIARFCENGMLSEAETMFVELSSKSLSPDVTTHRTLIDAFLKADRIDDALRVFNRMVDVGLRVVANFGNRVFDELIKNGKVVDCAQILSKMGEKDPKPDPTCYEVVIEGLCNEGILDKSWDLLSEMMRYGVGLTPALQESVTEAFGKVGRGEEVERLLGINRWGYAHVPSRPPPRTAGPAHPPLGPPQMARLPHRPSEYPQMDSIQNSTSGPSEMAWKQHSPSGPTEVAWQQHSPSSSSHMAGLQHPPSGPPPMTEPHQPPS